A genomic segment from Acidobacteriota bacterium encodes:
- the nth gene encoding endonuclease III yields MTGRERMRLLIERFRAIDPDPACELRHEDPFQLLVATILSAQCTDEQVNAATPGLFAAYPDANALAEAPIAELERLVHSTGFYRHKARHIRESARRIRDAFGGRVPDRMEDLLSLPGVARKTANVVLGNAFGVEDGIVVDTHVLRLSRRLGFTSSRDPKRVERDLEAVTPREHRIALSHWLIRHGRRTCRARRPACTDCLLADICPKTEVPT; encoded by the coding sequence ATGACGGGCCGTGAGCGGATGCGCCTCCTCATCGAGCGCTTCCGGGCGATCGACCCGGACCCCGCGTGCGAACTGCGGCACGAGGACCCCTTCCAGCTCCTCGTGGCCACCATCCTCTCGGCCCAGTGCACCGACGAGCAGGTGAACGCCGCCACCCCCGGACTCTTCGCCGCCTATCCCGACGCGAACGCCCTGGCGGAGGCCCCGATCGCGGAACTCGAAAGGCTGGTCCACTCCACCGGGTTCTACCGGCACAAGGCCCGGCACATCCGCGAGAGTGCCCGCCGTATCCGGGACGCGTTCGGCGGAAGGGTCCCCGACCGGATGGAGGACCTGCTCTCCCTCCCCGGCGTCGCCCGGAAAACCGCCAACGTGGTCCTGGGGAACGCCTTCGGCGTCGAGGACGGCATCGTGGTGGACACCCACGTGCTCCGCCTCTCCCGCCGGCTCGGGTTCACCAGTTCCCGCGACCCGAAGCGGGTGGAGAGGGACCTCGAGGCCGTGACGCCCCGCGAACACCGGATCGCCCTCTCCCACTGGCTGATCCGTCACGGCCGCCGGACCTGCAGGGCCCGCCGGCCGGCCTGCACAGACTGCCTTCTCGCCGACATCTGCCCGAAAACGGAGGTCCCGACGTGA
- the rsmA gene encoding ribosomal RNA small subunit methyltransferase A, producing the protein MSHPKPRKNLGQHFLTDRNILRKIADFAGVAAGEPVVEVGPGTGTLTEVLLERGCRVLALELDTALAEGLRGRFAGEPRLTVENLDAVKVDLGALLARHGITTPVRVAGNFPYNVGTGIVRKLIPLRGTVSSVCALLQEEVVRRMSAGPGSDDYGYLTLDCRYHAEVAQGFKVHPGSFYPPPKVDSRTVRLDLRPAPLLDPDAERAFFHLVSRGFLHRRKMLAGSLASGAAGAATWKAILAEAGIDGAARPETVGFDAWLRLSQTAARSLPAMVFRNGRHGPDGGRA; encoded by the coding sequence GTGAGCCACCCGAAACCCCGGAAGAACCTGGGGCAACACTTCCTCACCGACCGCAACATCCTCCGGAAGATCGCCGACTTCGCCGGCGTGGCCGCGGGAGAGCCCGTCGTCGAGGTCGGCCCCGGCACCGGGACGCTGACGGAGGTCCTGCTGGAGCGGGGATGCCGCGTCCTCGCCCTCGAACTGGACACGGCGCTGGCGGAGGGCCTCCGGGGCCGGTTCGCCGGAGAGCCCCGGTTGACGGTGGAGAACCTCGACGCGGTGAAAGTCGACCTGGGCGCCCTGCTGGCACGGCACGGGATCACCACGCCCGTCCGGGTGGCGGGGAACTTCCCCTACAACGTCGGGACGGGGATCGTCCGGAAGCTGATCCCCCTCCGCGGCACCGTGTCCTCCGTCTGCGCCCTGCTGCAGGAGGAGGTGGTCCGCCGGATGAGCGCCGGCCCCGGCTCGGACGACTACGGCTACCTGACCCTGGACTGCCGCTACCACGCCGAGGTGGCCCAGGGGTTCAAGGTCCACCCGGGCTCCTTCTACCCGCCGCCGAAGGTGGATTCGCGCACGGTCCGCCTGGACCTCCGCCCGGCGCCCCTGCTGGACCCCGACGCGGAGCGCGCCTTCTTTCACCTGGTCAGCCGGGGCTTCCTCCACCGGCGGAAGATGCTGGCCGGCTCCCTCGCCTCCGGCGCCGCGGGGGCGGCCACCTGGAAGGCGATCCTGGCCGAGGCGGGGATTGACGGGGCCGCCCGCCCGGAGACGGTGGGGTTCGACGCGTGGCTGCGGTTGTCGCAAACCGCGGCCCGAAGCCTTCCGGCGATGGTTTTCAGGAACGGGCGGCACGGGCCGGACGGGGGGCGGGCATGA
- a CDS encoding beta-propeller fold lactonase family protein, which yields MLALLVGTVLPAAVATPTSPRLELIEKENLRTGYGVKAVRISPDGSRVYSVNLEEMNVFEFDRRTRRLLRRIDFTPHPGRGYDYQKKVAIDSFEEKPVECCFSHRGRILWLSLHNGAGVVAWDLVNTETAVPGRPFKEVTLTDAVTGNKRKARLLFIPTGKTPKVLVASRDGRWLFVSNWHSHSLTVVDIASADPSGWAVTRTLTGFATPRGMEVSPDNRLLYVAEMGSDRIKVLDLPSGKLLRTIRTGVNPRHLTVWGKVMYVSLNLGARLLKLDLATEQVLASVRTAASPRTVAVSNDGRVVFAVCYTTCVLQAFAGSDLSFLGEWPAQKGTVAVDTWQEGGVLEAWVGNYAAGSLIVYRFGALP from the coding sequence GTGCTCGCGCTGCTGGTCGGCACCGTTCTCCCGGCGGCCGTGGCGACCCCGACATCCCCCCGGCTGGAACTGATCGAGAAGGAGAACCTCCGGACCGGCTACGGCGTGAAAGCCGTGCGCATCAGCCCCGACGGCAGCCGGGTCTACTCCGTCAACCTCGAGGAGATGAACGTCTTCGAGTTCGACCGGCGGACCCGGCGACTGCTGCGCCGCATCGACTTCACGCCACACCCGGGCCGGGGCTACGACTACCAGAAAAAGGTCGCCATCGACTCCTTCGAGGAAAAGCCGGTGGAGTGCTGCTTCTCCCACCGCGGGCGCATCCTGTGGCTCTCGCTCCACAACGGCGCCGGCGTGGTGGCGTGGGACCTCGTCAACACCGAGACGGCCGTCCCCGGGCGCCCCTTCAAGGAGGTTACCCTGACCGACGCCGTCACGGGCAACAAGCGCAAGGCCCGCCTCCTCTTCATCCCGACGGGGAAAACACCCAAGGTCCTCGTCGCGAGCCGGGACGGCCGTTGGCTCTTCGTCTCGAACTGGCACTCCCACTCCCTCACCGTCGTCGACATCGCGTCCGCCGACCCCTCCGGGTGGGCGGTGACCCGCACCCTCACGGGTTTCGCCACTCCCCGGGGCATGGAAGTCTCCCCCGACAACCGCCTTCTCTACGTGGCCGAGATGGGCAGCGACCGCATCAAGGTGCTCGATCTTCCTTCCGGCAAACTCCTCCGGACGATCCGGACCGGGGTCAACCCCCGGCACCTGACCGTCTGGGGGAAAGTCATGTACGTCTCCCTCAACCTCGGTGCCCGGCTTCTCAAGCTGGACCTCGCCACCGAGCAGGTCCTCGCCTCGGTCCGCACGGCCGCATCCCCCAGAACCGTGGCCGTGAGCAACGACGGCCGGGTGGTTTTCGCGGTCTGCTACACCACGTGCGTTCTCCAGGCCTTCGCGGGTTCCGATCTGTCCTTCCTGGGGGAGTGGCCGGCCCAGAAGGGCACCGTGGCCGTGGACACCTGGCAGGAGGGGGGCGTCCTGGAGGCGTGGGTGGGCAACTACGCCGCCGGCAGCCTCATCGTCTACCGCTTCGGGGCCCTGCCGTGA
- a CDS encoding MoaD/ThiS family protein, with amino-acid sequence MVIRVNVVGMLQTPNGKKDFEVEVPEGKTVLDLLETIGFQPRHIPHILTTVNGRLRHREHVLAVGDAVELSILLGGG; translated from the coding sequence ATGGTCATCCGGGTGAACGTCGTCGGCATGTTGCAGACCCCGAACGGGAAGAAGGACTTCGAGGTGGAGGTCCCCGAGGGGAAAACCGTCCTCGACCTGCTCGAGACCATCGGGTTCCAGCCTCGCCACATCCCCCACATCCTGACCACCGTCAACGGCCGACTTCGCCATCGGGAGCACGTCCTTGCCGTGGGCGACGCGGTGGAACTCTCCATCCTGCTCGGGGGCGGGTGA
- a CDS encoding methyltransferase — MKTAADHHRAADCAGGEPDRSGNGWLHGWVRPGPRPPGGIEPGPGETLDRICGHWRIFQYRGGHRYSLDDLLTAWYGTSACPRAERIADLGSGIGSVALAAAWRCPGARVCTVEAQAESVRLARKSAAYNGLDGRFRLEEGDLRDPGLFADEGPFDLVLGSPPYWAPGTHTEAAHPQTHPARFELRGGVEDYAGAAGRLLAPGGVFACVFAREGIPRVEAAFRGAGLLPLRRREVRFREGEPMGICVFAAGRQADYPSELSRGGRFPVVEPRLTVRDRRGAFTPGMALVRLSLGFPPGPVGSGEPGGKPCDGG, encoded by the coding sequence ATGAAGACTGCGGCTGATCACCATCGGGCAGCGGATTGCGCAGGCGGGGAGCCGGACCGGTCCGGGAACGGGTGGCTTCACGGGTGGGTTCGGCCGGGGCCGCGGCCTCCCGGCGGGATCGAGCCCGGGCCGGGGGAGACCCTCGACCGGATCTGCGGGCACTGGCGGATCTTCCAGTACCGCGGCGGCCACCGCTACTCCCTGGACGACCTCCTGACGGCGTGGTACGGCACCTCCGCCTGCCCGCGGGCGGAGCGGATCGCCGACCTCGGGTCCGGCATCGGCAGCGTGGCCCTGGCGGCGGCCTGGCGGTGCCCCGGGGCGCGGGTCTGCACCGTGGAGGCACAGGCCGAATCCGTCCGGCTCGCGCGGAAGTCGGCGGCGTACAACGGCCTCGACGGGCGGTTCCGGCTGGAGGAGGGCGACCTGCGGGACCCGGGCCTCTTCGCGGACGAGGGCCCCTTCGACCTGGTCCTCGGTTCCCCGCCGTACTGGGCGCCCGGCACCCACACCGAGGCGGCGCACCCCCAGACGCACCCGGCCCGCTTCGAACTCCGGGGGGGCGTGGAGGACTACGCGGGCGCGGCGGGCCGGCTCCTGGCGCCCGGCGGGGTTTTCGCCTGCGTTTTCGCCCGGGAGGGCATCCCCCGAGTGGAGGCCGCTTTCCGGGGGGCGGGCCTCCTGCCGCTGCGGCGCCGGGAAGTCCGTTTCCGGGAGGGCGAACCGATGGGGATCTGCGTGTTCGCCGCCGGGCGGCAGGCGGACTATCCATCGGAGCTTTCGCGGGGCGGCCGGTTCCCCGTCGTCGAACCGCGGCTCACGGTCCGGGACCGCCGGGGCGCCTTCACCCCGGGGATGGCCCTGGTCCGGCTGTCGCTGGGCTTTCCCCCGGGGCCGGTCGGAAGCGGGGAACCCGGGGGAAAACCCTGCGACGGCGGATGA
- a CDS encoding protein kinase, which produces MSMTGPQGHGRTDGEGPAGAPETGRRPDAEIPYVSTPRHSPADGEGTEDRWPVPGWDRYRCEKLIGEGGAGTVFRAWDPRLNRRVALKFLKSDDAELVARFLREARAQAHIEHPNVCKVYEVGDVEGRAYIAMQYIDGASLKERYPAMTLEQRALVIRQVAEAVQEAHRRGIVHRDLKPSNIMLEQSEDGSWRPFVVDFGLVHEEGGESLTVSGMTLGTPAYMSPEQARGETLLVDRRSDVYSLGATLYEIIARQPPFSGVSPVETMLRLLQDDPPPLSRLVPKVSPDLENIVMKCLEKNPQRRYDSARALADDLGRFLDGEPVLARRAGFLYRAGRRLRKNRAFSVLTVVSLVAVAVLAGLWWHARSNAALQAELAQRFGQRVEQAEGILWRAQSLPPHDIRPTRKLVRQLLVSIEADMKRYGGLAEGSGHAALGRGYLALHDYLRAREHLESAWAAGYRTPETAYALGLTFARLFHDELGRLSAIADKKRKEAFQASAERRLRDPAAAFIRLSLGMPTASPAYLEALLAFFAKDYDGALRKAREAVRKTPWLYEANALQGAVFQARARQDETDGKLDAAERGYRDAEKAYLEAASIARSDGLVLCDLAEVYHDLLFLDVWKRDRLRPEIYHATLSACRRSLDVDPDSAVAHLLLMESFADHAEWAFRKGEDPSRELAESIRIGESLLRVDPRNVRALELMGISLWQTGQGCMESDPVRAEACFLRGIRSVEQALALAPEDARAWDYLGLVCMEMANLRVVRKQDPSEYVRKGAGAFRKSLALNPDLVSSLVNRALILEVWLEYLVLRGLGDPVSVGREALECLARAAVKHADLYWIPRTAGMIHFQLAQWQARQGKDPSGELEAARTNLDRSLTLNPGDKDAVIYLVDLDLWVAERDRQAGRSSTAALRRAKVDLERVDPALRDHPDIASRRKRIAEAMTEKPARTTAIEAPSLPTQSSRGLSLPPEFWILRSYGSCGSW; this is translated from the coding sequence ATGTCGATGACAGGTCCCCAGGGGCACGGGAGAACGGACGGTGAAGGCCCGGCCGGGGCGCCGGAGACCGGAAGAAGGCCGGACGCCGAAATCCCCTACGTCAGCACGCCGCGGCATTCCCCGGCGGACGGGGAGGGGACGGAGGACCGCTGGCCCGTCCCGGGGTGGGACCGGTACCGCTGCGAGAAGCTGATCGGCGAGGGCGGGGCGGGGACGGTCTTCCGGGCCTGGGACCCCCGGCTGAACCGCCGCGTGGCGCTCAAGTTCCTCAAGTCCGACGACGCGGAGCTGGTCGCGCGGTTCCTCCGGGAAGCCCGGGCCCAGGCCCACATCGAGCACCCGAACGTGTGCAAGGTCTACGAGGTGGGCGACGTGGAGGGGCGCGCCTACATCGCCATGCAGTACATCGACGGCGCGTCGCTGAAGGAACGCTACCCCGCCATGACGCTGGAACAGCGCGCGCTGGTGATCCGCCAGGTGGCGGAAGCCGTGCAGGAAGCCCACCGCCGGGGGATCGTCCACCGGGACCTCAAGCCTTCCAACATCATGCTGGAGCAGTCGGAGGACGGTTCCTGGCGTCCCTTCGTGGTGGACTTCGGGCTGGTTCACGAGGAGGGGGGGGAGAGCCTGACGGTCTCGGGGATGACCCTTGGGACCCCGGCCTACATGTCGCCCGAGCAGGCGAGAGGGGAGACCCTTCTCGTCGACCGGCGGTCCGACGTTTACAGCCTCGGGGCCACCCTGTACGAAATCATCGCCCGGCAACCGCCCTTCAGTGGCGTGAGCCCCGTGGAGACCATGCTGCGCCTTCTGCAGGACGATCCGCCGCCCCTCTCCCGGCTGGTTCCGAAAGTGTCGCCCGACCTGGAGAACATCGTGATGAAGTGCCTCGAGAAAAACCCCCAGCGGCGGTACGATTCCGCCCGGGCCCTGGCCGATGACCTGGGGCGCTTTCTCGACGGCGAGCCCGTGCTGGCTCGCCGGGCGGGTTTCCTCTACCGGGCCGGGCGGCGTCTCCGGAAAAACCGGGCCTTTTCCGTGCTGACAGTGGTTTCCCTGGTGGCGGTGGCGGTGCTGGCGGGCCTTTGGTGGCATGCACGGAGCAACGCCGCCCTCCAGGCCGAGCTGGCCCAGCGCTTCGGCCAACGGGTGGAGCAGGCGGAGGGCATCCTCTGGCGGGCCCAGTCCCTCCCCCCGCACGACATTCGCCCGACGCGGAAGCTGGTCCGGCAGTTGTTGGTCTCCATCGAGGCGGACATGAAACGGTACGGGGGACTGGCCGAAGGGTCGGGCCATGCCGCCCTGGGGAGGGGGTACCTGGCCCTCCACGATTACCTCCGGGCCCGGGAGCACCTGGAGAGCGCCTGGGCCGCCGGTTACCGGACCCCGGAGACCGCCTACGCCCTGGGCCTGACCTTCGCCCGGCTCTTCCACGACGAACTGGGGCGGCTCTCGGCGATAGCGGACAAGAAACGGAAGGAGGCCTTCCAGGCCTCGGCGGAGCGTCGGTTGCGGGACCCCGCCGCGGCGTTCATCCGCCTCAGCCTCGGGATGCCGACGGCCTCGCCGGCGTACCTGGAGGCCCTGCTGGCTTTCTTCGCCAAGGACTACGACGGGGCCCTGCGCAAGGCCCGGGAGGCGGTTCGGAAAACACCCTGGCTGTACGAGGCGAATGCCCTGCAAGGCGCCGTCTTCCAGGCCCGGGCCCGGCAGGACGAGACGGACGGGAAACTCGACGCCGCGGAGCGGGGCTACCGCGACGCGGAGAAGGCTTACCTCGAAGCGGCGTCCATCGCCCGGAGCGACGGGCTGGTCCTCTGCGACCTCGCGGAGGTCTACCACGACCTTCTCTTCCTGGATGTCTGGAAGCGGGACCGGCTCCGCCCCGAAATCTACCATGCCACCCTCTCCGCCTGCCGCCGGTCCCTCGACGTGGACCCTGATTCGGCGGTCGCCCATCTCCTGCTCATGGAATCCTTCGCCGACCACGCGGAGTGGGCCTTCCGGAAGGGGGAGGACCCGAGCCGCGAGTTGGCGGAATCGATCCGCATCGGCGAGTCCCTGCTCCGGGTCGACCCCCGCAACGTGAGGGCCCTCGAGTTGATGGGGATTTCCTTGTGGCAGACGGGCCAGGGATGCATGGAAAGCGACCCGGTTCGGGCGGAAGCCTGCTTCCTCCGAGGGATCCGGTCGGTGGAACAGGCCCTGGCCCTGGCGCCCGAGGACGCCCGGGCCTGGGACTACCTCGGGCTGGTCTGCATGGAAATGGCCAACCTCAGGGTTGTCCGGAAGCAGGACCCCTCGGAGTACGTCCGCAAGGGGGCCGGCGCGTTCCGGAAGTCCCTGGCCCTCAACCCCGACCTGGTGTCATCCCTGGTGAACCGGGCGCTGATCCTCGAGGTCTGGCTCGAATACCTCGTACTCCGGGGGCTCGGCGACCCCGTATCGGTCGGCCGGGAAGCGCTGGAGTGCCTGGCGCGGGCGGCGGTCAAGCACGCCGACCTGTACTGGATCCCCCGGACGGCGGGCATGATCCATTTTCAGCTGGCGCAATGGCAGGCGCGGCAGGGGAAGGACCCGTCCGGCGAACTGGAGGCCGCCCGGACGAACCTGGATCGTTCACTCACCCTGAACCCGGGAGACAAGGACGCCGTCATCTACCTCGTGGACCTCGACCTGTGGGTCGCCGAACGGGACCGCCAGGCCGGCCGGTCCTCCACGGCCGCCCTTCGGAGGGCGAAGGTTGACCTGGAGCGGGTCGACCCCGCCCTTCGCGACCACCCGGACATCGCCTCGCGCCGAAAGAGGATCGCGGAGGCCATGACAGAAAAGCCAGCCCGGACAACCGCAATCGAAGCACCTTCCCTCCCGACCCAGTCCTCCAGAGGGCTTTCTCTTCCTCCTGAATTCTGGATTCTCCGTTCGTATGGTTCGTGTGGTTCGTGGTGA
- a CDS encoding bifunctional nuclease family protein, with protein MDNAREFILKGLILDPSSNTPIVILQDVAETTIIPIWIGIFEANAIAVELEKIQVPRPLTHDLMKNLLQQLSITMEKVVVTDLVDSTYFAEIHLTYQGRPLVIDSRPSDGMALAVRMSARIFVSEEVIRKSRTFSTADKENLSDDELQKWLEEMSPESMGKYQM; from the coding sequence ATGGATAACGCAAGAGAATTCATCCTCAAGGGCCTGATCCTGGACCCGTCCAGCAACACGCCCATCGTGATCCTCCAGGACGTTGCGGAAACCACCATCATCCCCATCTGGATCGGCATCTTCGAGGCCAACGCCATCGCCGTCGAACTGGAGAAGATCCAGGTCCCGCGGCCGCTGACCCACGACCTCATGAAGAACCTCCTGCAACAACTGTCCATCACGATGGAGAAAGTGGTGGTCACGGACCTCGTGGACAGCACCTACTTCGCCGAGATCCACCTCACCTACCAGGGCCGGCCCCTGGTCATCGACTCCCGCCCCAGCGACGGCATGGCCCTGGCCGTGCGGATGTCGGCCCGGATTTTCGTCTCGGAGGAGGTGATCCGCAAATCGCGGACCTTCTCCACCGCGGACAAGGAGAACCTCTCCGACGACGAACTCCAGAAGTGGCTGGAGGAGATGTCTCCCGAGTCCATGGGCAAGTACCAGATGTAA
- a CDS encoding protein kinase produces MEPQVLGKYRLEKIVGRGAMGVIYEAFDTTLHRKVAIKTMTGELTNDPNLRKRFYLEARAAANLHHSNIITIHDMGEEGHAPYIVMELLEGTDLKSLLQQEKNWPFARIAQIGIQTANGLSYAHQANIVHRDIKPANIFVSKNETVKILDFGVAHVISSTLTQAGMLLGSIGYMAPEQITGQKVDGRADQYSLGVILYELVTGVKPFIEKDITATIQAIMKMPPVPPRNIREDCPADLERIILKCLNKDRDNRFPDMSFVAKGLELVLSNTPTAESRTPAAKPGPSLGEISTPGGARPSTEQRISDTRQWLSIQELLAQSKAKAQAGEVQEAFTLLKEHYRLYQKDPEFQTFFRQLKVEKESFDKKSMLQKHYHDAVKLLEEDNFKLARLEMETLLKIDPSSILISQLEQEISRRETYAQIQDWVEEAEKSLTSGQWAPFIDHVQEGRKRFERVEEFRLKLEQLVARVSEAFQAAIKQAVRTNDWQGVLTAMGPVVQAFPQEASLREKYEFCEQKAQRQQQISRLQEWMDRGEKLLQKNAREEIDKHIGAGDAEFRDLKEYQTCRKNLQTKQEKLETDRLLQQIQPLEKQALWEEAVDILRPYLRQYAENRPLVEKYNLLMKNKLEKERLMALQQFVDDQVKIVETLIKSQQYEQAKKYIIVLLDKYPGTPEFEDSLIRIENHLTFQRSIAEIRQHIVNEDYDQAYDIYAMLRDAYGDEVQLEILQHELENLRMSLDTRNLKANSEARLDNAISLAEKGAYDKALEIIREMMASNPEHTFLYTNYVTIKTEKETREREDLLQGLKEINEIEKKGELYFAIEKARSLSERFPGEDTLTTLQKALRKKYVSSQVERIQKATQQGSLQEAAALLETNLKLLPNEKAFQDLRDNLDMEKKKSEFLEVEIQKVRTAVAERRIDDALEIANSLIPLNPNNAELKEFLKDIVYQKTRML; encoded by the coding sequence ATGGAACCGCAAGTCTTGGGCAAGTACAGGCTGGAGAAAATCGTTGGCCGCGGCGCCATGGGCGTGATCTACGAGGCCTTCGACACGACCCTTCACCGCAAGGTGGCCATCAAGACCATGACGGGGGAACTCACCAACGACCCCAACCTGCGGAAACGCTTCTACCTGGAGGCGCGTGCCGCGGCCAACCTCCACCACTCCAACATCATCACCATCCATGACATGGGCGAGGAAGGGCACGCGCCTTACATTGTCATGGAACTCCTGGAGGGGACCGACCTCAAGAGCCTGCTCCAGCAGGAGAAAAACTGGCCCTTCGCCCGGATCGCCCAGATCGGCATCCAGACCGCCAACGGGTTGAGCTACGCCCACCAGGCCAACATCGTTCACCGGGACATCAAGCCGGCCAACATATTCGTCAGCAAGAACGAGACCGTCAAGATCCTCGACTTCGGGGTGGCCCACGTCATCTCCTCCACCCTCACCCAGGCCGGGATGCTGCTGGGGTCCATCGGGTACATGGCGCCGGAGCAGATCACCGGGCAGAAGGTGGACGGCCGGGCGGACCAGTATTCCCTGGGCGTCATCCTCTACGAGCTGGTGACCGGCGTGAAACCGTTCATCGAGAAGGACATCACCGCCACGATCCAGGCCATCATGAAGATGCCGCCCGTCCCGCCGCGGAACATCCGGGAAGATTGCCCCGCGGACCTGGAGCGGATCATCCTGAAGTGCCTCAACAAGGACCGGGACAACCGTTTCCCCGACATGTCCTTCGTCGCCAAGGGGCTCGAGCTGGTCCTCTCCAACACGCCCACGGCGGAAAGCCGCACCCCGGCCGCCAAGCCGGGGCCCTCCCTGGGAGAGATCTCCACCCCCGGCGGCGCCCGCCCGTCGACGGAGCAGCGGATTTCCGACACGCGCCAGTGGCTCTCCATCCAGGAGCTGCTCGCCCAAAGCAAGGCCAAGGCGCAGGCCGGGGAGGTCCAGGAAGCCTTCACCCTGCTGAAGGAGCACTATCGCCTCTACCAGAAGGACCCCGAGTTCCAGACGTTCTTCAGGCAGTTGAAGGTGGAGAAGGAGAGTTTCGACAAGAAATCCATGCTCCAGAAGCACTACCACGACGCCGTGAAGCTCCTCGAGGAGGACAATTTCAAGCTGGCCCGCCTCGAGATGGAAACCCTCCTCAAGATCGACCCGTCCTCGATCCTCATCAGCCAGCTCGAACAGGAGATCTCCCGCCGGGAGACCTACGCCCAGATCCAGGATTGGGTGGAGGAGGCGGAAAAGAGCCTGACGTCGGGTCAGTGGGCCCCCTTCATCGACCACGTCCAGGAAGGCCGGAAGCGCTTCGAGCGGGTGGAGGAATTCCGGCTCAAACTGGAGCAGTTGGTCGCCCGGGTCTCGGAGGCCTTCCAGGCCGCCATCAAGCAGGCGGTCCGGACGAACGACTGGCAAGGTGTCCTCACGGCCATGGGCCCGGTGGTTCAGGCCTTCCCCCAGGAGGCGTCGCTGCGGGAGAAGTACGAGTTCTGCGAGCAGAAAGCCCAGCGCCAGCAGCAGATCTCCCGCCTCCAGGAGTGGATGGACCGGGGCGAGAAGCTGCTCCAGAAAAATGCCCGGGAGGAGATCGACAAGCACATCGGTGCGGGCGACGCGGAGTTCCGCGACCTCAAGGAGTACCAGACCTGCCGGAAGAACCTGCAGACGAAGCAGGAGAAACTGGAAACCGACCGTCTTCTCCAGCAAATCCAGCCCCTGGAGAAGCAGGCGCTGTGGGAAGAAGCGGTGGACATCCTCCGGCCCTACCTTCGCCAGTACGCGGAGAACCGGCCCCTGGTCGAGAAATACAACCTCCTGATGAAGAACAAGCTGGAAAAGGAGCGGCTGATGGCCCTCCAGCAGTTCGTGGACGACCAGGTCAAGATCGTGGAAACCCTGATCAAGTCCCAGCAGTACGAGCAGGCGAAGAAATACATCATCGTGCTCCTGGACAAGTACCCCGGGACGCCGGAGTTCGAGGACAGCCTGATCCGCATCGAGAACCACCTGACCTTCCAGCGGTCCATCGCCGAGATTCGGCAGCACATCGTCAACGAGGACTACGACCAGGCGTACGACATCTACGCCATGCTCAGGGACGCCTACGGCGACGAGGTCCAGTTGGAGATCCTCCAACACGAACTCGAGAACCTCCGCATGTCCCTCGACACGCGAAACCTCAAGGCCAATTCCGAGGCCCGGCTGGACAACGCCATCAGCCTGGCGGAGAAGGGGGCTTACGACAAGGCCCTGGAGATCATCCGCGAGATGATGGCCTCCAACCCCGAGCACACCTTCCTCTACACCAACTACGTGACCATCAAGACCGAGAAGGAGACCCGCGAGCGGGAGGACCTCCTGCAGGGCCTCAAGGAGATCAACGAGATCGAGAAGAAGGGCGAGCTCTACTTCGCCATCGAGAAGGCCCGGAGCCTGTCGGAGCGGTTTCCCGGCGAGGACACCCTGACCACCCTACAGAAGGCCCTCCGGAAAAAGTACGTCTCGAGCCAGGTGGAGCGGATCCAGAAGGCCACGCAACAGGGGAGCCTCCAGGAGGCCGCGGCCCTCCTCGAGACCAACCTCAAGCTCCTGCCCAACGAGAAGGCCTTCCAGGACCTTCGCGACAACCTCGACATGGAGAAGAAGAAGTCGGAATTCCTGGAGGTCGAGATCCAGAAGGTCCGCACCGCCGTGGCCGAGCGCCGCATCGACGACGCCCTCGAGATCGCCAACTCCCTCATCCCCCTGAACCCGAACAACGCGGAGCTGAAAGAGTTCCTCAAGGACATCGTCTACCAGAAAACCCGGATGCTCTGA
- a CDS encoding arginyltransferase, which yields MREILAHVTESQPSCPYGTGRECVIETCLMTGVPPGEYEILLERGWRRFGASYFRPVCPECTACVSLRVSADRFRFRRRHRRALRRLEAYRVVLGPPRFDAERLRLHRRWFDARRASRGWDPADLSGKAYASVFCRPEPVAWEIACYLGDRLAAVSLTDITPGALSAVYFYYDPDDARFSPGTFNILFHLQLALRTGRPWVYLGYHVATCPSMAYKADFRPHERLEGRPGEDDTPRWIAVEG from the coding sequence ATGCGCGAAATCCTGGCTCACGTCACCGAAAGTCAGCCGTCGTGTCCGTACGGGACCGGCCGGGAGTGCGTCATCGAAACCTGCCTGATGACCGGGGTTCCCCCCGGGGAGTACGAAATCCTGCTCGAGCGGGGATGGCGGCGCTTCGGCGCGTCCTATTTCCGCCCCGTCTGCCCGGAATGCACCGCCTGCGTGTCGCTGCGGGTCTCCGCGGACCGCTTCCGGTTCCGACGCCGGCACCGTCGGGCGTTGCGGCGGCTCGAGGCGTACCGGGTGGTGCTGGGCCCCCCCCGCTTCGACGCGGAGCGCCTCCGGCTCCACCGCCGGTGGTTCGACGCGCGCCGGGCGTCACGGGGGTGGGATCCGGCCGACCTGTCCGGGAAGGCTTACGCCAGCGTGTTCTGCCGTCCCGAGCCCGTGGCCTGGGAGATCGCCTGCTACCTCGGGGACCGTCTCGCCGCGGTCTCCCTCACGGACATCACCCCCGGCGCCCTGAGCGCGGTCTACTTCTACTACGACCCCGACGACGCCCGTTTCTCCCCCGGGACCTTCAACATCCTCTTCCACCTCCAGCTCGCCCTGCGGACCGGCCGGCCCTGGGTCTACCTCGGCTACCACGTGGCGACGTGCCCCTCGATGGCCTACAAGGCGGATTTCCGGCCCCACGAACGACTGGAAGGCCGTCCCGGGGAGGACGACACGCCCCGGTGGATTGCCGTGGAAGGCTGA